In Prionailurus viverrinus isolate Anna chromosome D1, UM_Priviv_1.0, whole genome shotgun sequence, the DNA window TTGAATTTTCCTCTAGTCAGCTGGAATCATAGGTTGCCCTAGAGTGATGGAAGAGATTCAAGAGATACCAACATTATGAATGTCCCTTGATGaggaataaaataatgatttccataaaattattttgtctcacactctctctctctctctctctctctctcacacacacacacacacacacacacacacacacaccacaagtacagtcattttctgttttttaagcttaGAATGAGATGAGGGGATAATGGACCCTGGAAATAATTCCACAGTGACTGAGTTCATCCTCGCTGGGCTAACAGAGAAGACCGGATTCCAGctgccccttttcttcttcttcctagGAGTCTATGTGGTCACGGTGGTGGGGAACCTGGCCATGATCACGCTGATAGGGCTCAGTGCTCACCTGCACACCCCCATGTACTATTTCCTCAGTAATTTGTCCTTCATTGATCTCTGCCATTCCACTGTCATTACCCCTAAAATGCTAGTGAACTTTGTGACAGAGAGGAATTTCATCTCCTACCAAGCATGCATGACTCAACTCtacttcttccttgtttttgctGTCTCAGAGTGTCACATGTTAGCTGCAATGGCTTATGACCGCTATGCTGCCATCTGCAACCCCTTGCTTTACAATGTCGTCATGTTTTCACACATCTGCTTCTGGCTCACAGTGGGAGTTATACTTTGGGCATCGTTGGGTCTACAATCCATACGCTGTTTATGATGAGGCTCCTTTTCTGCCAGAGCAATGTGATTAACCATTATTTCTGTGATCTCTTTCCACTCTTGGAGATATCCTGTTCCAGCATCTTCATCAATGAATTATTGGTCCTAGTCTTGAGTGCATTTAACATTCTGACTCCTGCCTTCACCATCCTTGCCTCCTACATCTTCATCATGGCCAGCATTCTCCGCATCCGCTCCACCGAGGGCAGGTGCAAAGCCTTCAGGACCTGCAGCTCCCACATCTCCGCTGTTGCCGTTTTCTTTGGATCTGCTGCGTTCATGTACCTGCAGCCATCGTCTGTGAGCTCCATGGACCAAGGGAAAGTGTCCTCTGTGTTTTATACCACCATTGTGCCCATGCTGAACCCCTTGATCTATAGTCTGCGGAATAAGGATGTCAAATTTGCCCTGAAGAAAATTCTGGGCAGTAGAAAATGTTCATGAATAGAATCAATATCATAATGTCATATCAGAAGCAGGTCTTTCAGATTTGCTGAGATATGTAATGTGTTAGGTTTATTGTACACATTTTTAGAAATCCAATgacacttccccaaagaacaCAATTCCTAAATTCCCCTCTAGGCCACTCCTTTGAACCTTATTACAGTAATTATGTGTggagaaatacaaagaataaagtcAAAGACTCTGGAGTATGAAAGTAGCCTTAGTTTTAATACACACAACAATAAGATGACAATGAATATTTTGAAGATAATAGCAATATGTATATTattaagattttataaaatatcaagaATATGCCCAACACTTTAAATGGACAACTTTATTTACAGCATTTACTTACCAAATATTTAGTTTCCCCTGAGGACAAGCCCTAGTATTATTCCCCTTTCAAAGATGAAATAGAACCTTATTTAGTTTGAGTAAATGCCCTATGTCTCAAACATAATAAGTTATTAATCCTAGACAGTTTGGCTCCAGGACCCATGATTTTACTTAAACGGTACTTTGGCCTCAAGTAACTGTAGACAGGTCTAAGACATCCTAGAAATTTCCTTGTACACAAACAGCTTCCCTAGTTCCTTATATGACAGTGCTGCTTTCCTATAGATATCTTCAAtcctattttcacttttatttcatttgatataATCAGAATCTTTCAAACCTGTGCCGATCAAAGCAAAATATTGGAGACCCCTTATGGAGTCCCATTACAGAAAGTaaagttattattctttttttttaaaagttattattctTGATAGCAATACTTTATATAGTAGCTCAACCAACACTGTGTTGTCTTTATGCCAGTGACCATGCAGCTATTTATGAAGTAACTGCTACAAAAGCTAAAAATCCTGCTAAGTTGTATCATTTTCATGTGGTTATGCTCTTTCCCCCATAATTTACAAACAATTGCTATGtcatgtcaattttatctttaaaacatgttttccttcatattttgcttttctgcttctggACATTTAAAATCTTGTAACTGTGGATTTGTTTGATAATTCTGAATATTcaactgttttctctctcttctcagttCAAACCTGCCACCTCATCATTGTCAGATCAATGTTCCTAGGAGAGTGTGCTGTTTTATTCACCTGATATGAAAGTTGCAGTGTTTACATATAGtttccaaagacagaaaaaaataaatatcttaccACTCTTGTATTCCATTAACCATTCATTCGTTGATATCAAATGTTCATATGAGAAAGacctcatatttttatttgacttaATTTTCATCGGTCcaaaaatggataagaaaaatggTTACGATTGCAACTCTTAGGTGTGATTCCTAGTCCAACGCTCTGTCCAACAGACACAAAAAGACTCACACAGGACAAACAAAAAGAGACCTGGTGGGTAGACCCTTGAATTACTGGGGCTTAAGTTCTTATATGAAATGCAGACTCAGTGAAGGGTAATGGTAAcatcaagaaagaggaagaaagcgTCTGCAGACCCAGAAAATCATGTCATATTTTGAGTAATATGGAAAAGCtacaaaagagaaaagtagaCAGAGGACAGTTCATGAATCACCTCTGGATCACTGTCAGACGTCACTCATTTTAGTGAAGGGAGGTGCTGACTTTTTTTTAGGCAGGGGAGTGAAACAAGTAGTTTTACATGTTAGTAGTATCACACTTTTGCTGGTTGGAAGATGATGGAAAGACAACAAGGCTGAATCAAGACCGGTCAGCAGCCATTTGATTGTCCTAAGCAGGACACTTCATGCAGTGACAGTGGAGCCAAAAAGGAAGGAGAGTGTCAAGGGATTTTTGAAAAGTGGATTGTTCAGACATGGCTGAACCGAGGTGAGTTGAAGGTACAGGAAAGTGTTGAGGATGGATGCAAATTTCTAGTTTGGATTACTAAATAGGATGATgaaagacaaatgtatgatttcactcatatgtggaatttaagaaacacaacagatgaatataggggacgggaaggaaagataagaaaaaaacggagaaggaggcaaatcataagagacttcttcaaaacagagaagaaactgggggttgctagagggcaggtgagggggaatgggctaaatgggtgatgggcattaaggaaggcatttcttgggatgagcactgggtgttgtatgtaagtgatgaaccactgggttctactcctgaaaccaatacgacactctatgttaactaacttgaaaaaaataataataataaaataaaataaaataatgaatgaatgaatgaatgaataaataaataaatgaaggacaATGATGGTAGAACTCTCAAGATGGGGCTCTAGGTAACATTTCACAGCAAAGCAATTAGGTTACATAAGTCTGTAAAATTCaactctccctctctatttctctctgtcagTTTCTCTatctatgtatatgtaaaaatggacacatgcacacacacatatttttaaatttccggAATCACTACATATATCCTGACAGAATGGAAACAGTGGCTTTGCGAATTTCAGTACCTTTCATCATTGTATAATCATTTATGGAAATGGTTCTTTAAACCCTTCCCACTCCTGTCTTCACCTCCAACTCTCTTCCCACTTCGTTAACTCAGCACACTGAGGAAACAGGCAGCTCTAGTCTGCTCACCTGTAGAGTGGCATTCCAGACATATAGTTTCTTCTAAAAATGTCCCAGAATCCTGTGGCCACCGCTATTCCAAAGCTAAAAGAAGCTTTGGGATGTGTGGGAATGTAAAACCTTGCTTGAAACTGAAAGAATCATAGATAGTGAAAGGGATTCAAAACAAGAGATCCTCTGATGCCCCGTTCCTGAGGTTGCTCCACAGACCAGCAGCATGGGCAAAAGCTGAGAGTATGTTAAAACGCAGTATCTCAAGCCCTACACTGGCCTTATTAAATCAAGAATCTGCTTTTGAACGACAAGATTCCCTCGTTATACCTGCGCACATTAAAGTTTaggggttttaaaaaatattatcatcaGACCACAGATACTAAGATTTTGATTTAATTGATATGGGGTACAATCTAGatatagagatttttaaaaacacccttgattattttaaatgtgccTCCATAAGTGAGAAACACTAATATAACCCAAAACTAATGTAAAATTAAACTCCTTTGAAGAGAATTGAACTTAATGCATTTAAAGCTATTTTGTAAGAGCTCCCCTGATATGAATGTCCAATTTACCTTAAATCATACTGCACTCAATGTGCTTCCAATTATCCCAGcttaggggggaaaaagcaaaaatatgtaaGGAAGAGGAATTAATATGGAACACTGGTggctataataaaatattttctttaaatatacaatttagCAAGTGGAACTATTTTCAGTGAGGACCTCAAGAAAAGCAAACATTACATGAGAATTCTGAATTCTTACCCTGTAACTCTATCCAATTATGTATAGATCTGACTTTGAATCAAGTAAGTATATTACCTACTTAtgcataaaataaacatattttataaaagaaaaatggttcaattaattatttaaaaattctggccctattggggcacgtgggtggctcagttggttaagtgtctaacttcactcaggtcgtgatctcacagctcgtgagtttgagccccacactgggcttcgTACTGCtggtaaggagcctgcttgggattctccctctctcctccctctctgccccttctcgactcgtgctttctctctctctcaaaatagataaatcaacttaaaaaaattctggcCCTATTAAAAGAAAGATACCCTGTCAGGATGTGCCCTGATCCTCTTAAACCTGCTATTCACTGTATGGACTGTGAACCAAACCCACTGGCTAGGAGCTtgtaagaaatgcagaatctcaaacCCCATTCAGACCTGCTGGACCAGaacctgcattaaaaaaaaaaaaattcaggtgatCCCGTGAAAAATCTTTATCACTAATTGATAAATCCAAAATTGACAAAGAATCCCTAGAATGGACATCTAGAAGGAAAAAGTTAGACCCCTGGGAAATGCTAAACAGCAACTGCTTCTTTTCTCAAAGTCTTATTCCTTGAGACACGGAAATCCTCAAGAATATTTGACCAGCACATTGGTCAGAATGGCTCAGGGGGCTAAGAAGTGGAGGAGTTTGCTACCCTGAAGCTGGAGAAATGCAGACTGAAGACCTACAATTGGAGACACTGACCTGTGACCTCAAAGATTATGATTCACTAATTCTGGCGTTAGAATAGGAAGTCTGTAATACAAATCTCTCCAGATGAGAGCATTTGGACAGTTGACAAGTTAAAAGTTTTGAGAATATTTCTAAAGGTCTCGAAACcattaagaaaagaatttttatcaGTATCAAATATGTGGATGGAAAGGAGGCAGTGGTAATAACAAGTAAAGCAACTGCATGTGTAATATAATAGTTGAGATAACATTCAAAATTGGTAATCTAAAAATAGCAGGATGTATGAATTATTTAGAGCTGTGGAGGTAATCTTggggagaagaaatggaaagagaaactgTTTATCAGAGCTCCTCTACCGAGATTAAATTGTCCCTGGAGTAATGAGTGTAGGGAAGATGTTTCAGGAAGTTCTGATTCTCATTTGATCATGTTTATATTTCTACAGTCATAAGCTTTATAAATACTGTAGTCTCCCTAGGTGAGTCTGATGATCAAACAGGTGGAGAAATCCTGAATTAGTCAACACTCAAATATGCTCTATATCTGGTCGTAAAGCAATAGCTCACAGAACTCTGTCTTACAAGTATATCATGCTTCTTGCCTGTATGAGATGATGAACGGTGTCTGTGTCATGTCTACCTTGAGTAACCGAAATATTGGCCTTGATGTAAAATTTCTGTGAGTTGAGACAGGCTGGATTGTAGAAAGAAAGGTGTTTTCTGATCCTACATGTAGATTTTAAATGGACACAGATTCTAGGAGAAAGGGGTATAGAGCATGAAGGACAGTCCACTAAAATATCTACCTTGAGCTTCTAGACTCCAATATTGTGACCTCTTGAGAATCATACTTTCCAGGATAGATTTGGTAGCTGAGCTGGTATTTTCCATGAATCCTGAGAGAACCCCAGATACAACCAAAGGATCCCATCCATACTTTTCCATTTTGCCTTAAGATCTTGCTTCTTTGAGTTTAAATGTTATATCCAGGGCCCATTTGGTGGCAAGAATAACCAGAGAATAGCTGGGTCCGAAAGGAAGCAGACCTTCCTAATTGAAGAGTCTCTTAGGAATTcacaagaggaaaatggaaagtcCATTGTGTCTTGTTTTATGCAAGTTTCAAAATGGTCAAATGTTGAAATTCTGGGGAGACATATGGATTGTCTCAGGGACAATGTATCTACACTGTTACTCAACAAATCTCTTTTAGTTGTAGAGGAAAATAAGTCATCTTCTCCCTTGTTAGGCATGTTAGGAATTTCTCATGGGGTTATGGCAATATCTAGTAGATGCTTTTATATTCAGCCCCCAAGTTGAAATATTCCAAGTAATACCATTCTATGAGCACATTATGATATCTAAATACAGTTAGTAGAGGTCAATGAACACAAAAACTTTCAAATCTTACATACAAAAGTGTTTTCCCTGATTTTCTATTTATCCCTTGTCGGAAATCAGTTCAGAAAATTTCTTTAgagtatgttttaaaagttacatgaatTCTTGACCTTTTAAATAGCTTGGCATGATATTCACTCAAGCTCTAACAAAATCTAATACTTCCTTGTTTTCAATCCATAATTTAACAAGAACAATGATTCTCACCTTTGTGACACTATCAAACACTTGGGAACCAATAGGGGAAAAGGGAAATTCTGAGTGTTTCTTTTCCCAAAGGTTGATACCCATAGGATGAGATTCTAGTGGGAGCCCATTATCATTCCTTGTTCCTAATAAGACTCTTGGCATCACTGCCCAGTGTATAAAATCATCATACCATCTCAACCAACCTTTGCAGAAGGCCATCAGCTACATTACAGATCAGGATCAGTGACCCCAAATTATTGCCATGAAGACTTTTAGTCTAAGTCCCCCTCAGCACCAAGGTGTCCTGCCAGGTTAGTACTCAGAATTATCTACCAGCATCATCAGATCATTTTTCCATTCAGAAAAATGGAGGAGAGAATTATACATGGCTGCAGTTCTGGGGGGCAAGAGGGGTATGTCTGAGTATGTCCCAGTCCTTGACTTTAAAAGTTTTAGAGTTCTCTACTCTAGCACCCTCCCAGTGCACTCATTCTTTATTTCTACCTGTTATTACTCTAATATTCATATTATCAGGTGAACAAAAAGGTAGACTTATCATCTCCTTGTCCCCTACTGAATAGAATTATGGCGAACACTTTTTTATTCACACCAGGCAGTGTGAAGACTGTTCACTTATATTGAGTCTATGTTAGGTTATGTCTAACATCCTTTTaacacttttattaaaaacacgTATTTACTGATATTTGCTGTATGTGGCAAGTACTATGTTGCATTTATAGCTTAGTTGAAAAGAACCAGTACATAACTCATAATAATTAATGCAGAATTATATACATGCTAAATGTAAACATAAGAAACATCTTCATGAACATGCAGAAAATGGTCTTATTAATTGGAGCTTTCACTATGAAAGCCCTTAACTAAAGGGCCCTAAGTATTAAATAGATTTCACAGGGCAcagggaataaatgaaaaaataaaaatctaaaagaatatGATGAGAGCCAACAAAACGTTCTTTGTGAAATGGTTAAATCATGTAATACTTGCcaggaaatgaaaaattttctttttgttaccaGATGATATGAATCTTTGAATGACAAGGAAATTAGTTTGGAATTTATGTGAAGACTATGAAAAAGATTGATGACAGGAAGTTAATATTCAGTGCAAAATATCAACTCCCTGTATTTTGTATGTGTCAGTGTAGGAAGGAGGGACAAGAAGAtgtgctaaggaaaaaaaaattaactctggtcatcaataaggaaagaaaatgctggtcaaataaaatataaaacagagcaATTTcagaagattaaaattaaattaacattgaCATTATGAAGTTCTTACCAAGAACCATGAACTGTGCTTAGCACCTTGTGGGCAtcatttaatttagttttcattGGAAACAGATaatagcattttttgtttttcagagggCTGGAGATTGGATGTAATTATCCCAAGGTTGCTCTGCAAGTATGGGGTTGAGTTGAGATTTCAATGCATTCTGGTCTAACTTAATTATCAAAACCCACTAGAATTGGCGAATCATGAATCAGTGAAACTAGATGAGGTGATATGGATGATATAATCCCATCACCCATTAGGTTCTTGTGTCCTTGAACAATATCAGCTTGGAAAGTGGTTATTCAGGCTGTGCTCAAACATTTCGGACTGTAAGATCAAGGATCTTTCTGGGACTGTTCATCTTTGTTGTGAAACCAAAGATTTCTCTCCAGGGTTTCAAGCAGTTAGCTTTATTTCACTCTCTTGGAGACATAGGCAATGAGTacagttcttcttcttcttcttcttcttcttcttcttcttcacttttttaaggtggggaggggtagagggagggagagatttcaagcaggctccatgtccagccCGGACCATGAGCtgaggacctgagccaaagtcaagagttggatgcttaactgactgagccacccaggcacctttccAGTACTTCTTAAATAAAGCAATTTGTTGAACAGTGACATATTGAACAGATGACACTGTTGAACATGTCATGTTGTCACGTGCCACATGAATTTTTGCTTTGCCAGCAAAATATCTTTGGTTATTTGCCcactcttaaaatgaaaaatttctagaTCATGTTTTCTGAAGTTGTCCAATTTTTCTATATCACATAAAGTATTTGACCCTAACCTAAAAACACTAATCTAACAATTGCTTGAATATTAAGAAtatgaatttgcattttctagaatgtaCTCATTTTCTTTCCAAGTCGAAACTCAAAGTAcattggtctttaaaaaaaaaccaaaaaacaacacaTCACACTCTAGATTAGCATTGAACATAACCTACAAGTTCTAATTGTATTTGTGCATGCACTAGTGATCCATATCTTCAATGTCTTGGAACTCtgtaaaaaccacacacaaattATAGGATTATAAAACAAGACCAGGAGAGTAACACCTACAGTTTGTCTTCAAAATCCCTTCTCATATTTtgagaatataaataattttatgaccTCCACCACTTTAAGCAGGAAATCCAAGTTGCTTAGATCAATAATATGCACTCCTGGTCATATTGGTGGACAACATGACCTACATTTAAGCCATTATATGATAGCCTGGGATTAACCAAATTAGAACAAGGGAGAATGGCTCTTTGTTCTGGGAAAAGCTGTTGAGATATAAGCATGATGTCTGCCAAACAGTATGTTTCTGCTCTTGGGGTGATCGGCCTGAGGGATGAGAGCTGGTGCATATAAAGCAGAGATTCTCTGGTGGAAAGATATCAGTAATTGACCATCCTTCAGCTATTTTGAGATGAGATACAGTAAGGAAAAAAGCTCAGACTAGCATAATTACTTTTTGCGGACTTATGAATCCTATGTTTATTCATTATAGAAAGCACATGCTACTATTATTTATTCTGAATAAATCAAAACTGTTTGCCATTTGACTAGCatgatattaatatatacatatagaacatgggaggaagaaagaggccaCACAAATAACAGTAGCAATGTCCCTTCTGACTGACTTTAAAAGTCTGGAAATTGGTGCTTTCTCTTAAAAAGTTatgagatatctttttttttttagtttattttttcattttgagagaaagagagagagctgcaggggcagagagagagagagagagagagagagagagaatcccaagcagactccaaactctcagtgcagagtctgatgcagggctcaaacccacgaactgtgagatcatgacctgagtcgaaatcaagagtcagatgcttaactgacagaaccactcAGGTGCCGCAAAAAAGTTATGAAATTTCTAATTTATAAGGTTCCTGAAGTCTGTAATTACTTCTCCAGTTCAACCAGAATCACTGATTGATCAGCAGGAAAGACTCAATAGATCCCTGAATTGTGAATCTCTTCTGATCAGGAATAATGATCTTCATGGAATTATTCTTCTCTTCACATATACTCACAcaaacatatatgtgtacacacaaatacacatacagaggaatattcattttttctcttttagaatcAGAACCTGCTGCAAAGATAAGGGACTCTGGAAATCATTCCACAGTGACTGAGTTCATCCTCGCTGGACTAACAGAGAAACCAGAACTTCAGCTgcctcttctcattctcttcctaGGAGTCTATGCGGTCACGGTGGTGGGGAACCTGGCCATGATCACACTGATAGGGCTCAGTGCTCACTTGCACACCCCCATGTACTATTTCCTCAGCAATTTGTCCTTCATTGATCTCTGCCATTCCACTGTCATTACCCCCAAAATGCTGGCGAACTTTGTGACTGAGAAGAACATAATTTCCTACTCAGCATGCATGACTCAGctctatttcttcctcctttttggtATTGCAGAGTGTCACATGTTAGCTGTAATGGCTTATGACCGCTATGCTGCCATCTGCAACCCCTTGCTTTACAATGTCGTCATGTCTTCACACATCTGCTTCCGGCTCACAGTGGGAGTTTATATTTTGGGCATCGTTGGATCTACAATCCATACGCTGTTTATGATGAGGCTCCTTTTCTGCCAGAGCAATGTGATTAACCATTATTTCTGTGATCTCTTTCCACTCCTGGAGATATCCTGTTCCAGCATCTTCATCAATGAATTATTGGTCTTAGTCTTGAGTGCATTTAACATTCTGACTCCTGCCTTCACCATCCTTGCCTCCTACATCTTCATCATTGCCAGCATCCTCCGCATCCACTCCACCGAAAGCAGGTGCAAAGCCTTCAGGACCTGCAGCTCCCACATCTCCGCTGTTGCCGTTTTCTTTGGATCTGCTGCGTTCATGTACCTGCAGCCATCGTCTGTGAGCTCCATGGACCAAGGGAAAGTGTCCTCTGTGTTTTATACCACGATTGTGCCCATGCTGAACCCCTTGATCTATAGTCTGCGGAATAAGGATGTCAAATTTGCCCTGAAGAAAATTCTGGGCAGTAGAAAATGTTCATGAATAGAATCAATATCATAATGTCATATCAGAAGCAGGTCTTTCAGATTTGCTGAGATATGTAATGTGTTAGGTTTATCGTACACATTTTTGGAAATCCAataacacttccccaaagaacaCAATTCCTAAATTCCTCTCCAGGCCACTCCTGTAAACCTTATTACAGTGATTATGTGTGGAGAAATACTAAGAATGAAATCAAAGACTCTTGAGTATGAAAGGAGCCTCAGgtttatgtttaataataatacaCACAACAATAataacgatgatgatgatgaagatgatgaagatAATAATTATAACATATGTTATGACATCCTATGAAATTTGAAGTATTGTGtcaagcattttaaataaataactttatttaatatttattctgtCACAGAATGTGCTATTTTCCTTTGAAAGATGAAGATATAGAACCTTATTTGGTTTGTAGGTGCCCTGGTCCTAAACATAATAACGATCTTTCTACAAAATTGACTCCATGGCCCACAATTTTATTCAAAGTGGTACTTTGGCCCCGGATGATGGTGGATAAGTCTGGGACATCCTTGAGAATTTCTTTCTACACATATATCATCTCCAGTTTCCTATGTGACTGATGCTTTCGTATAAATAATTTCAACGCGAACTGCACTTTTATTTCATgtgatacaaagaaaataataaaaatatttcaaacctgTACAGATCAAAGCCAAAACAGAGCAAACATGGAGACTCATTGTGGAATCTCTTTACAGAGTTTCACGTTATTATACTTGAAAACAACCGGTTTTGTCCTGCTCAGTTGTATCATTTTCTTGTGGTTCATGTTCTTTTCCCCAATAATTTAGAAAGAGTTGCCGTTTCATGACAATTGTCTCTTTGAGAcaactcttctttcctttcatattttgttcttctgtttttggGCATTTAAGATCTTGTAACTATACATTTACATAATAGTCTAAACTGTTGTCTTGTGTCTCTTCCTGGTTCACACCATCCACATCATTATTGTCAGATCAATGTCCTTAGGAAAATGTTCTGTTATTCACCTGATATAAAAAGTTGCAGTATTTACACATAGTTTCCAAATAtaggacaaaaataaatatcttaccACTCTTGTACCCATTATGTATCCACTCACTgattgcaaacatttattttcaaaaagccgtcatatttactatttggctTAATTTTCATCAGTTGtatgaagcaagagaaaaaggcTACAAGTGCACCACACACATTAGGTGTGATTCCTAGTCCAGTGTTCTGtccaacagacacagaaagactcACATAGGACAAACAAAAAGAGTCCTTGTAGGTAGACCTTTGAATTACCTGGGCTTAAGCTTCTATATGAAATACAGACCATGTGAAAGGTAATGGTCTCATTGCTAAGAAGGGAAAAGCCTCTGCAGACCCAGAAAATCATGTTACATTTGGGGTGATGTGGCAAAGctatgaaaagagaaaacttaCAGAGGACAGTTCATGAATCACCTCTGGGTCACTGTCTCCTTATTTTAGTGAAGGGAGGTGCTACACATTTTTTAATCAGGGAAGTGAAACAATTAGCTTAGCATGTTAGTAGTATCACACTTACGCTGGTTGGAAGATAATGGAAAGACAACAAGGCTGAATCAAGACCGGTCAGCAGCCATTTGATTGTTCTAAACAGGACACTTCATGCAGTGACATTGGagctagaaaggaaggaaagtctcaaaagatttttgaaaagtgGATTGTTCAGACATGGCTGAACCGAGGTGAGTTGAAGGTACAGGAAACTGTGAGAATGGATACAAATTTCTAATTTGGATTACTAAATGGAAGGATGACAATTGTTGAACTCTCAAGATTAAGCTCACTAAACCTAAGCAACAATTCATAGCGACGCAACTGGGACACGTAAGTCTTGGTAACATTCAAATTTCTGTCTCCTTGTTTCTCTTTATGTATTCTCTCCTGAATCTGTACATATACACTGACAGAATGAACACTATAGCTACtatgaatttaatattttcattattgtgcAATCATTTATGGAAAGGTCTGTTCCTACCCTTCCCTTTTCTGACTTTAACCAAGTTCCAACTCCCTTCCCACTTCTTTCGTTCAGGACACATCTTAGTCTGTTCATTTGTAAGGTTGCTTTCCCGACACGTAGTATTCTACCATAAACATTCCAGAATCCTGAAGCCACTGCTATTccaaagataaaaagctttgTAATGCATGGACATGT includes these proteins:
- the LOC125177290 gene encoding putative olfactory receptor 8G3, with the translated sequence MKTFSLSPPQHQGVLPESEPAAKIRDSGNHSTVTEFILAGLTEKPELQLPLLILFLGVYAVTVVGNLAMITLIGLSAHLHTPMYYFLSNLSFIDLCHSTVITPKMLANFVTEKNIISYSACMTQLYFFLLFGIAECHMLAVMAYDRYAAICNPLLYNVVMSSHICFRLTVGVYILGIVGSTIHTLFMMRLLFCQSNVINHYFCDLFPLLEISCSSIFINELLVLVLSAFNILTPAFTILASYIFIIASILRIHSTESRCKAFRTCSSHISAVAVFFGSAAFMYLQPSSVSSMDQGKVSSVFYTTIVPMLNPLIYSLRNKDVKFALKKILGSRKCS
- the LOC125176560 gene encoding LOW QUALITY PROTEIN: putative olfactory receptor 8G3 (The sequence of the model RefSeq protein was modified relative to this genomic sequence to represent the inferred CDS: inserted 1 base in 1 codon) — its product is MDPGNNSTVTEFILAGLTEKTGFQLPLFFFFLGVYVVTVVGNLAMITLIGLSAHLHTPMYYFLSNLSFIDLCHSTVITPKMLVNFVTERNFISYQACMTQLYFFLVFAVSECHMLAAMAYDRYAAICNPLLYNVVMFSHICFWLTVGXYTLGIVGSTIHTLFMMRLLFCQSNVINHYFCDLFPLLEISCSSIFINELLVLVLSAFNILTPAFTILASYIFIMASILRIRSTEGRCKAFRTCSSHISAVAVFFGSAAFMYLQPSSVSSMDQGKVSSVFYTTIVPMLNPLIYSLRNKDVKFALKKILGSRKCS